A region from the Parabacteroides sp. FAFU027 genome encodes:
- a CDS encoding SDR family oxidoreductase — translation MKIGVTGATGQLGRIVVAKLKERILAESIVALVRTPQKAADLGVEAREFDYNKAEGLATSLQGIDALLLISGNEIGQRAPQHANVINAAKEAGIKWIVYTSLLHADKSSLSLAGEHLATEEALKASGIPYTLLRNGWYTENYTGSVQGAIAGGAFIGSAGEGKIASSARADYAEAAAVVLTSEGHQGKVYELAGDEYYTLNDLAAEISRQTGKDIPYKNLPESEYANILKSFGIPEGFAAAIASWDTSASKDDLFDAGHQLSKLIGRATTPLAKVVADALAG, via the coding sequence ATGAAAATCGGAGTAACAGGAGCGACCGGCCAATTGGGTCGCATCGTAGTAGCCAAACTGAAAGAAAGAATTTTAGCAGAGAGTATTGTAGCCTTGGTACGCACACCACAAAAGGCCGCTGATTTGGGTGTGGAAGCCCGTGAATTTGACTACAACAAAGCGGAGGGACTGGCAACATCGCTTCAGGGAATTGACGCATTATTACTTATCTCAGGTAACGAAATCGGACAACGCGCCCCCCAACATGCCAACGTAATCAACGCCGCCAAAGAAGCCGGTATCAAATGGATTGTTTACACCAGCTTGCTGCATGCCGATAAATCTTCACTCAGTCTGGCGGGTGAGCACCTGGCCACCGAAGAGGCATTGAAAGCATCCGGTATCCCCTACACACTGCTGCGCAACGGATGGTACACAGAGAACTACACCGGTTCGGTACAGGGAGCCATTGCCGGAGGTGCATTTATCGGAAGCGCGGGTGAAGGAAAGATAGCTTCTTCGGCACGGGCTGATTATGCTGAAGCTGCAGCTGTTGTCCTGACCAGTGAGGGCCATCAGGGTAAAGTTTATGAATTGGCGGGTGACGAATATTATACTTTGAATGATTTGGCTGCCGAGATTTCCCGGCAGACCGGAAAAGATATTCCTTACAAAAACCTGCCAGAGAGTGAGTATGCAAACATATTGAAGAGTTTTGGTATTCCGGAAGGTTTCGCCGCAGCCATTGCAAGCTGGGATACCAGTGCCTCAAAAGACGATTTGTTTGATGCAGGTCATCAACTCTCCAAACTGATTGGAAGAGCGACCACACCGTTGGCTAAAGTGGTGGCGGATGCTTTGGCTGGATAA
- a CDS encoding FecCD family ABC transporter permease yields the protein MRVLISNRSIVPVCLVVLLIVATLSLCLGRYPVSLKDLSAFIFQTGTFDENLKIILLNIRIPRILGAIALGGSLALAGASYQGMFRNPMVSPDILGVSSGAGFGAALGILLAMPAVGIQLFSFMGGMSAVLIAMAVSRLIGNKHEPILILVLSGIIISSFFGAMLSLIKYVADPDNKLPAITYWLMGSLSGIQLNDIKTVFPILTLGIVPLLLISWRVNVLSFGEDEARSLGINTGRLRMLIIVCSSLISASMISICGIVGWVGLIIPHLARMIAGPDYRVLLPVSFLTGGIFMLVVDTISRSLTPIEIPIGILTSVLGAPFFIYFLKKSSHKNW from the coding sequence ATGCGTGTGCTGATATCCAACCGTTCCATAGTTCCCGTTTGCCTGGTGGTGTTGCTGATTGTAGCAACGTTATCGTTGTGCCTGGGACGCTATCCAGTATCGCTGAAGGATTTATCTGCTTTTATTTTCCAGACCGGGACATTTGACGAAAACCTGAAAATCATCCTGCTCAATATCCGCATACCCCGGATACTGGGAGCCATTGCGCTGGGTGGTTCGCTGGCATTGGCGGGAGCATCCTATCAGGGAATGTTTCGTAATCCGATGGTAAGCCCCGATATACTGGGTGTTTCGTCAGGAGCGGGATTCGGCGCGGCTTTGGGCATCCTGCTCGCGATGCCGGCTGTGGGTATCCAGCTGTTTTCCTTTATGGGTGGGATGTCGGCGGTATTGATTGCAATGGCAGTGAGCAGGCTCATTGGCAATAAACACGAACCGATACTGATACTGGTACTCTCGGGCATCATTATCTCCTCTTTTTTCGGAGCGATGCTTTCCCTGATAAAATATGTGGCTGACCCCGACAATAAACTCCCTGCCATCACCTACTGGCTGATGGGCAGTCTTTCAGGCATCCAACTCAACGACATCAAGACCGTATTTCCGATCCTCACACTGGGCATTGTCCCTTTGCTGCTTATCAGTTGGCGGGTCAATGTACTCTCTTTCGGTGAAGATGAAGCCCGGTCACTCGGGATAAATACCGGCAGGCTCAGGATGCTGATTATCGTTTGCTCCTCGCTGATTTCGGCCAGCATGATTTCGATTTGCGGGATTGTGGGATGGGTCGGACTCATCATCCCCCATTTGGCACGGATGATAGCTGGGCCGGATTACCGGGTCTTATTGCCGGTTTCGTTTCTGACCGGAGGGATATTTATGCTGGTGGTGGATACTATTTCAAGGTCGCTCACTCCCATTGAGATACCGATTGGAATACTGACATCAGTGCTTGGCGCTCCATTTTTCATCTATTTCCTGAAAAAATCATCACACAAAAACTGGTAG
- a CDS encoding APC family permease → MQDKSISNGNGKLRRALGLWPATAIVIGNMIGSGIFTSPQSLAAGSNPTASLIAWAITSIGSLCVALVFARLGVLNPCTGGPVVYTRMAFGEFASFLIAWTFWIGMWVGNAAIITAIVRYSTVFFPILKENGLLAFLFSSAILWFFTLINIKGVKEAGVVSIITTLSKVITLLIIMVIAFRGFDSDNLNTVANPEHQGFGTIPVAVAITLWAYIGLESASLTGGEIKNPNRNVQRSTIIGFSITAVLYILTAVATMGSLPQEKLAHAAAPMSDIINHITGARWGGWFVALGVIIAASGTISGWVLTTARTAFAAGEEKLFPPFFARVHPRFATPNVSLIISGILTNLLLSLNYVQSLTEAFDFLILLATLTFMPAYSFSAAAMILLDNKDEKSLKRVFRRSIIPLLAFLYCIYATYSAGATMAMYGFLLMLSGIPVFVFMRLKRG, encoded by the coding sequence ATGCAAGACAAATCAATCTCAAATGGTAATGGAAAACTCAGGCGGGCATTAGGTCTCTGGCCGGCAACAGCTATTGTTATCGGCAATATGATTGGTTCGGGTATCTTCACCTCACCACAATCCCTGGCAGCAGGTTCAAATCCGACCGCCTCGCTGATTGCCTGGGCTATCACTTCCATCGGCTCGCTTTGTGTGGCCCTGGTATTTGCCCGGCTCGGAGTCCTGAATCCCTGTACCGGAGGCCCAGTCGTTTATACCCGGATGGCATTCGGAGAATTTGCCTCTTTCCTTATTGCATGGACCTTCTGGATTGGAATGTGGGTTGGAAATGCAGCCATCATCACCGCCATAGTCAGGTATTCAACCGTATTCTTTCCTATTCTGAAAGAAAATGGGCTATTGGCATTTCTTTTTTCATCAGCCATTCTTTGGTTTTTCACGCTGATCAATATCAAGGGGGTAAAAGAGGCCGGAGTCGTAAGTATAATCACAACGCTGTCGAAGGTGATAACCCTGCTGATTATCATGGTTATTGCCTTCCGGGGATTTGATTCCGACAACCTGAATACAGTAGCCAATCCCGAGCACCAGGGATTCGGGACAATCCCGGTAGCCGTTGCCATCACCTTATGGGCCTATATCGGACTTGAAAGCGCCTCGCTAACCGGAGGCGAAATCAAAAATCCCAACCGCAATGTACAACGAAGCACCATTATCGGATTTTCGATAACTGCGGTATTGTATATTTTGACCGCAGTGGCAACTATGGGAAGTTTGCCACAGGAAAAACTGGCTCACGCAGCAGCCCCGATGTCCGATATTATCAACCATATCACCGGAGCCCGATGGGGAGGTTGGTTTGTCGCTCTGGGAGTAATCATTGCGGCAAGCGGCACCATCTCGGGTTGGGTGCTGACGACAGCCCGTACAGCCTTTGCCGCAGGGGAAGAGAAACTGTTTCCCCCTTTCTTCGCCAGGGTACATCCCCGCTTTGCCACACCAAACGTTTCCCTGATCATATCAGGCATATTAACCAACCTTCTACTCAGTCTGAATTATGTTCAATCTCTTACCGAGGCATTTGACTTTCTTATTTTACTGGCCACTCTCACCTTTATGCCAGCCTACAGCTTCTCGGCTGCAGCAATGATATTACTTGATAACAAGGACGAAAAGTCCCTGAAAAGAGTCTTCCGCCGCTCCATCATTCCCTTGCTGGCTTTTCTTTACTGCATTTACGCCACTTATTCGGCAGGCGCAACCATGGCGATGTATGGATTCCTACTGATGCTTAGCGGCATCCCGGTCTTTGTATTTATGAGATTGAAAAGAGGATGA
- a CDS encoding START domain-containing protein produces MNALQFHIAKYRFHIIILLLFIFPVTLSSQAWKYVKEQDGVKIYSRQESGKNLKSFKGVTEFRESSDKIMAFLVDVNKKDWWDKNLSQIKILYHEKNKRTQYYLVYKLPWPFRNRDLCVESTVVLNPSTGVSIIISVPLTGVVPPQKNLTRIKDYRQQWTIIPSGTNTSQIELEFYVDPAESLPDWLLNMILTDSPIKSIKSLRQGLEKQALTSTVKP; encoded by the coding sequence ATGAATGCCCTCCAATTCCATATTGCAAAATACAGGTTTCATATAATTATATTACTCCTGTTTATTTTCCCTGTTACCCTATCCAGTCAGGCATGGAAATATGTAAAGGAACAGGATGGGGTGAAAATATATTCCCGTCAGGAATCAGGGAAAAATCTGAAATCCTTCAAAGGTGTGACGGAGTTCAGGGAATCTTCAGATAAAATTATGGCTTTTCTCGTGGATGTTAATAAGAAAGATTGGTGGGATAAAAACCTCAGTCAGATCAAAATCCTTTATCACGAAAAGAATAAACGGACGCAATATTATCTCGTTTATAAATTGCCATGGCCTTTCAGGAACCGGGATCTTTGCGTTGAATCTACCGTGGTTCTGAACCCATCTACCGGAGTAAGTATAATCATTTCCGTCCCACTTACCGGAGTCGTTCCCCCTCAAAAGAACTTAACCCGGATAAAAGATTACCGCCAGCAATGGACGATTATACCATCCGGCACAAACACCTCACAAATAGAACTTGAGTTTTATGTAGATCCGGCAGAAAGTCTCCCAGACTGGCTTTTAAATATGATCTTAACCGATTCACCTATCAAATCCATCAAAAGTCTCAGACAGGGATTGGAAAAACAGGCGCTCACAAGTACCGTTAAACCTTAA
- a CDS encoding GntR family transcriptional regulator, producing MSIDFKSAKGIFQQIADNLCHQILEGKLAPGERVPSVRDLAVEFEVNRNTLLRTYAMLEDNGIIVNKRGIGFFVADNAIELIRTSEKQEFYTNDLPMLIQKIRLLKLTADDLNDLLLAINENKKQ from the coding sequence ATGAGCATAGATTTTAAATCGGCAAAGGGTATTTTCCAGCAAATAGCCGATAACCTTTGCCACCAAATACTGGAAGGCAAGCTGGCTCCCGGCGAACGTGTACCTTCAGTGCGCGATCTGGCGGTGGAGTTTGAAGTCAACCGCAACACACTGCTGCGAACGTATGCCATGCTCGAAGACAACGGCATCATTGTGAATAAGCGTGGAATCGGTTTTTTTGTAGCCGACAATGCCATCGAGCTCATCCGCACATCCGAGAAACAGGAATTCTACACGAATGACCTGCCAATGCTTATCCAAAAGATAAGGCTGCTAAAACTCACGGCAGATGATTTAAATGATTTATTATTAGCCATTAATGAAAACAAGAAACAATGA
- a CDS encoding ATP-binding cassette domain-containing protein, which translates to MINIQNLSFHYKKKSPLFKDFSLELESGSIVGLLGKNGAGKSTLLHLLAGLIMPQEGKISVNGYVPFDRKPSFLADVYMVPEEFAFPHISINTYVKAFSPLYPDFDHQKLQNIFSEFELKPTANLNRLSHGQRKKFLIAFALSTNCKMLVLDEPTNGLDIPSKSQFRKIMVSSVTDDQLVIISTHQVKDIDTVIDKVVVIEDGEIIYRENIQDITGKVYFDIVPSLNGIDRIIHHERCPMGQKIIIPAIDGKESNIDLELLFNAIINQKIKS; encoded by the coding sequence ATGATTAACATTCAAAACTTATCATTTCATTACAAAAAGAAATCGCCGCTATTCAAGGATTTTTCGTTGGAATTAGAAAGCGGAAGTATTGTTGGGCTGCTCGGTAAAAACGGTGCGGGCAAATCGACCTTACTACATCTGTTGGCTGGACTTATCATGCCGCAGGAAGGTAAAATATCGGTCAATGGCTATGTGCCGTTCGACCGGAAGCCGTCCTTTCTGGCAGATGTTTACATGGTGCCGGAGGAATTCGCATTTCCGCACATAAGTATAAACACATATGTGAAAGCGTTCAGTCCTCTGTATCCCGACTTCGATCATCAAAAGCTGCAAAACATTTTTTCTGAATTCGAATTGAAGCCCACCGCAAACCTAAACAGGCTTTCACACGGACAACGCAAGAAATTCCTGATTGCGTTTGCTCTTTCCACCAATTGTAAAATGCTGGTATTAGACGAACCGACCAATGGACTTGACATTCCGTCCAAAAGCCAGTTTCGGAAGATTATGGTGAGTTCGGTTACCGACGATCAATTAGTAATTATCTCCACCCATCAGGTGAAAGACATTGACACTGTAATCGACAAGGTCGTTGTGATTGAAGATGGAGAGATTATTTACCGCGAAAATATTCAGGACATAACCGGAAAAGTATATTTTGACATAGTGCCAAGTCTGAATGGAATCGATAGAATCATTCACCACGAGCGATGCCCAATGGGACAAAAAATCATTATTCCGGCTATTGATGGCAAGGAGTCGAATATTGATCTGGAATTGTTGTTTAATGCTATTATTAACCAGAAAATCAAGTCGTAA
- a CDS encoding T9SS type A sorting domain-containing protein translates to MKKKFSPIIFLSLLVNFSPLHALGTLQKSQASTEAVSTDTVYYVDFKNKPAAFTTGDVFTASSSNANKEKTVNGIIFGAGPNGQRINMNISQSASQYGSSATTYVSASANDDGATAGAFSFLTTGTGSASGGYIILPGVQGPTDITIWACGANTGNTQSYKLMTSSDGGTTWTQLGTASFTDLKLIHKNVFSYTGNTNVKIKLVCSTGSNSSCNLYIYDALLTKRPAIDLTSAVGTNHQTIATLLNESLTNIVYTWGGNATSAAVTWTGTADANTPPSGISVTTDVNAKTVTISGTPTVLGTYSFSITSTNGSLTSSALTGSIRVVSAAVPLLTLTSVSGTNSQKVTAGSAMTAAQYTWGGSAFDAKVSWTGTTSSTTAPDGIIVTKDSLNEIMTISGTPNTSGTYGWSITSNDSTQVSTALTGTLTVVPPPTISLTSDAATTNQTVPFCIGMTNVVLTYGGSATSASLTWSGTSSSSTPPAGITVSTNTTAKTITITGMPYLTGTFSYSATSTDGAITSAAVTGKIISSATSDALPSFPGAVGYGSHATGGRKGSVYHVTNLDDSGPGSFRDAVSASNRIIVFDVSGYINLLTAVSCKSNLTIAGQTAPGEGIGFRGGEISFANQQNIICRHVRIVPGSETASTGDDALSLYLARNVIMDHCTFEFAPWNNIDGVSDNYTVYPVTGITLQSCIDANPTGQQFGAHCESVNGQWTFYRNLFANSHNRNPLSKINDQFINNVHYNNEAGYTTHTSTNFKHDIVNNYFVWGPASGSNVPWFQIDANQSIYYPGNLNDDNEDGLLNGTSTTPYWYSGTGTILTSPWSPLTPLIPTVDAPSAFRGVISTAGTQPLSQLDSMIINQVKTLGLGNAGYTAGSTGPSGGLYTTQAQTGLTNNGYGIIRTGVKATDTDNDGMPDYWEIATGSNVNADDAMQVASDGYTLIEHYINWLAELHATTNNNVPLDINLNQYCGGFSSVSPVYTVSDNVCGTATTLADGHTARFTPSATNGLASFKFKVTGSDGTSYTNTISIALLPANTSAVNMPENRVSIYPNPASDILVIENAQVGTFHIFDALGHTVLAGNIAQSGASDKINIAALNTGVYVLKLTNDSKSAIYKFVKK, encoded by the coding sequence ATGAAAAAGAAATTCTCACCTATTATTTTTCTATCCCTATTGGTGAATTTTTCCCCGCTGCATGCGTTGGGAACGCTCCAAAAATCACAGGCTTCAACTGAAGCGGTATCCACTGACACTGTCTATTATGTTGACTTTAAAAACAAGCCGGCGGCATTTACCACCGGAGACGTTTTTACTGCATCAAGCTCCAATGCCAACAAAGAGAAGACGGTAAACGGAATCATATTTGGCGCAGGTCCCAACGGCCAACGCATCAATATGAACATTTCACAAAGCGCGTCTCAGTACGGAAGCAGTGCGACGACCTACGTATCGGCCAGTGCCAACGACGACGGGGCAACTGCCGGTGCTTTCAGTTTCCTGACAACCGGGACAGGTTCTGCTTCGGGCGGTTACATTATTTTGCCTGGAGTACAGGGACCAACCGACATTACCATCTGGGCCTGTGGCGCCAATACCGGAAATACACAGTCATACAAACTAATGACCAGCAGCGATGGCGGAACTACCTGGACTCAATTGGGTACAGCTTCATTTACCGACCTGAAGCTTATTCACAAAAACGTTTTCTCTTACACCGGCAATACTAATGTGAAGATTAAGCTTGTTTGTTCGACCGGTAGTAACTCCAGCTGTAACCTGTACATATACGACGCCTTATTGACCAAACGCCCTGCCATTGACCTGACATCTGCGGTTGGAACCAATCACCAGACCATTGCTACGTTACTTAATGAGTCGCTGACAAATATCGTTTATACCTGGGGAGGCAACGCAACCTCAGCCGCTGTTACCTGGACAGGAACAGCAGATGCTAACACCCCTCCCTCCGGTATATCTGTGACTACTGATGTCAATGCTAAAACCGTTACAATTTCCGGAACGCCAACTGTATTGGGAACCTATAGTTTTAGTATTACGAGTACCAATGGCTCACTTACCAGTAGTGCATTAACAGGAAGCATCAGGGTAGTCAGCGCTGCTGTTCCTTTGCTTACACTTACCTCTGTATCAGGAACCAATTCTCAGAAAGTGACTGCCGGCAGTGCTATGACTGCGGCTCAATACACCTGGGGAGGCTCGGCGTTTGATGCCAAAGTCAGTTGGACCGGAACCACATCATCAACAACGGCTCCGGACGGAATCATTGTAACCAAAGATTCCCTGAATGAAATTATGACTATTTCAGGCACACCTAATACATCCGGAACCTACGGTTGGAGCATTACCTCCAACGACAGCACACAGGTAAGTACAGCTCTGACCGGCACTCTGACCGTTGTTCCTCCACCGACAATATCCCTCACCTCCGATGCTGCTACAACCAATCAAACAGTTCCATTCTGTATTGGAATGACCAATGTGGTATTGACCTATGGCGGTTCGGCAACCTCTGCATCATTGACCTGGAGCGGCACGTCTTCGTCATCAACTCCTCCTGCGGGAATCACGGTTTCAACCAATACAACAGCAAAAACCATCACCATTACCGGAATGCCTTATTTGACCGGAACATTCAGCTATTCGGCAACCTCTACAGACGGGGCTATAACCTCAGCAGCCGTAACAGGTAAAATCATCTCTTCGGCGACCTCTGACGCTTTGCCTTCATTCCCGGGAGCAGTGGGATATGGCTCTCACGCTACAGGTGGTCGTAAAGGTTCTGTTTATCACGTCACCAATCTCGATGACAGCGGTCCCGGTTCATTCCGCGATGCCGTAAGTGCATCCAACCGTATCATTGTATTTGACGTTAGCGGTTATATCAATCTCCTGACTGCCGTTTCCTGTAAAAGTAACCTGACCATCGCCGGACAAACCGCACCGGGTGAAGGTATCGGATTCCGTGGTGGCGAGATTTCGTTTGCCAACCAGCAAAACATCATTTGTCGTCACGTCCGCATTGTGCCGGGAAGTGAAACGGCCAGCACCGGTGACGACGCATTGAGCTTATATCTTGCCCGAAATGTGATTATGGATCACTGTACATTTGAATTTGCCCCCTGGAATAATATCGACGGAGTGAGTGACAACTACACCGTCTATCCGGTAACAGGAATTACCTTGCAAAGCTGTATCGATGCTAACCCGACCGGACAGCAGTTTGGTGCACACTGCGAATCGGTAAACGGACAGTGGACTTTCTACCGCAACCTCTTTGCCAACTCGCATAACCGCAATCCGTTGTCAAAAATCAACGACCAGTTTATCAATAACGTTCATTACAACAACGAGGCGGGATACACCACCCATACCAGCACAAATTTCAAACACGATATCGTTAACAACTACTTTGTGTGGGGTCCTGCATCGGGTAGTAATGTTCCCTGGTTCCAGATTGATGCCAACCAAAGTATCTATTATCCGGGCAACCTGAACGACGATAACGAAGATGGCCTATTAAACGGAACTTCAACCACACCTTACTGGTATTCAGGAACAGGTACCATCCTGACCTCACCCTGGTCACCGCTGACTCCGTTGATCCCGACTGTCGATGCTCCATCTGCATTCCGCGGGGTCATTTCAACAGCTGGAACGCAACCGCTCAGCCAACTGGATTCTATGATTATTAACCAGGTTAAAACTCTCGGACTGGGAAATGCGGGATATACAGCAGGATCTACCGGACCTTCAGGTGGTCTTTACACGACTCAGGCACAAACCGGACTTACCAACAACGGTTACGGAATTATCCGCACTGGTGTAAAAGCAACAGATACCGACAACGACGGAATGCCCGATTACTGGGAAATTGCAACCGGTTCGAATGTAAATGCAGACGACGCGATGCAGGTTGCATCTGACGGATATACATTAATCGAGCACTACATCAACTGGTTGGCCGAATTACACGCGACGACCAACAATAACGTACCTCTCGATATTAATTTGAATCAATATTGCGGCGGATTCAGCAGTGTATCTCCGGTTTATACAGTTAGTGACAATGTTTGTGGTACTGCAACTACCCTGGCCGATGGTCACACCGCTCGGTTTACACCTTCGGCTACCAACGGATTAGCCAGCTTTAAATTCAAAGTTACCGGTTCGGACGGTACATCGTACACAAACACAATTTCAATTGCTTTATTACCGGCAAATACTTCCGCGGTTAATATGCCTGAAAACAGAGTTTCGATTTATCCGAATCCGGCCAGCGATATTCTGGTTATTGAAAATGCTCAGGTTGGTACTTTCCACATATTCGACGCTTTAGGCCATACGGTATTAGCTGGAAATATCGCCCAATCAGGAGCTTCTGATAAAATCAATATTGCAGCATTGAACACCGGTGTTTATGTCCTGAAACTGACCAATGACAGCAAATCAGCCATCTACAAATTTGTAAAGAAGTAA
- a CDS encoding winged helix-turn-helix transcriptional regulator yields MANFNSTTNCPITATLELIGGRWKTIILYCLSPGTKRFGEIAVRIPNISRKVLTEQLKELESDGLIIRQEFKEIPPRVEYTLTDLGKSLSSVFRELETWGTENILAKRQENN; encoded by the coding sequence ATGGCGAATTTTAATAGCACCACAAATTGTCCCATTACTGCCACACTTGAATTGATTGGAGGTAGGTGGAAAACGATTATTCTCTATTGTCTCTCTCCGGGGACGAAACGTTTCGGAGAAATAGCGGTTCGTATTCCCAATATCTCCCGAAAGGTGCTGACCGAGCAACTGAAAGAGTTGGAAAGTGATGGCCTGATAATCCGTCAGGAGTTTAAGGAGATTCCTCCGCGTGTGGAATATACGTTGACAGACCTGGGGAAAAGCCTATCTTCGGTTTTCCGTGAACTGGAAACGTGGGGTACTGAAAATATTCTGGCTAAAAGACAAGAGAATAATTAA
- a CDS encoding alpha/beta hydrolase family protein, with protein sequence MKKILAFAALFIALCNVSAKEVTGDWNGTLNINGMKLRVVFHILKTDKGYSATMDSPDQGAKGIPMTSATYDNKTLTLLYDAAKINYSGQVINSDSIAGTFTQMGISFPLGLSRKASVSDKPKRPQEPTPPFPYKSENITFTHTTEKFTLAGTFTYPANGKNFPVVVLISGSGPQNRDEEIMGHKPFLVLADYLTRNGIAVLRFDDRGCYDSKGDFSRATTNDFVTDVESAIAYLKTRKEINPKKIGLIGHSEGGIIAPLVASHNKDVSYIVMIAGTGAPGSEILLRQQELIGRVNGAKEEDLNTTKDLNSHIFKMIHDISNTDTLKARIAAYLLQKSKELPESKIPPGSNINDIIDIQLKQITNPWMLNFLRYDPAPTLTKVHCPVLAIIGSKDLQVPADINIPAIEKALKQGGKKKYTVKELPGLNHLLQECKTGSPNEYPQIEQTISPTALSLITGWIKSVCNMH encoded by the coding sequence ATGAAAAAGATATTGGCATTTGCTGCTCTATTCATTGCACTCTGCAATGTATCAGCAAAGGAAGTTACCGGTGACTGGAACGGGACCTTAAACATCAATGGCATGAAGCTGAGAGTTGTGTTTCATATTTTAAAAACTGATAAAGGCTACTCCGCAACCATGGATAGTCCGGATCAGGGAGCCAAAGGAATCCCGATGACATCTGCAACTTATGATAACAAAACATTGACACTGCTCTATGATGCGGCCAAAATCAACTATTCCGGTCAGGTTATAAACAGCGACTCCATTGCCGGGACATTCACCCAAATGGGTATTTCATTTCCTCTAGGGCTAAGCCGGAAAGCTTCTGTGAGTGATAAACCAAAACGACCACAGGAGCCCACCCCACCCTTTCCCTATAAATCGGAAAATATAACATTCACCCATACAACAGAGAAATTCACTCTTGCCGGTACGTTTACCTACCCTGCCAATGGGAAAAACTTTCCGGTGGTAGTCCTGATTTCCGGAAGCGGGCCACAGAACCGGGACGAAGAGATCATGGGACATAAACCATTTCTGGTACTGGCCGATTATCTGACCCGAAACGGAATTGCCGTTCTCCGGTTTGATGACCGTGGCTGCTACGATTCGAAAGGCGATTTTTCCAGGGCAACCACAAATGATTTTGTCACCGATGTAGAATCAGCCATTGCCTATCTCAAAACCCGTAAGGAAATTAATCCGAAGAAAATAGGACTGATCGGTCACAGTGAAGGTGGCATCATCGCACCGTTGGTGGCTTCTCATAACAAAGATGTCAGCTATATCGTTATGATTGCCGGCACAGGTGCTCCGGGAAGTGAAATCTTACTGCGCCAACAAGAACTGATCGGCCGGGTAAACGGTGCTAAAGAAGAAGATCTCAACACGACCAAAGATCTCAACAGTCATATCTTTAAGATGATCCATGACATCTCAAATACAGATACGTTGAAAGCCCGGATTGCCGCCTATTTGCTTCAAAAGTCAAAAGAATTACCTGAATCGAAAATTCCTCCGGGAAGCAACATCAACGATATCATTGATATTCAGTTGAAACAAATAACCAATCCCTGGATGTTGAACTTTCTCCGTTATGATCCGGCTCCTACTCTTACCAAAGTGCATTGTCCGGTTTTGGCAATCATCGGGAGTAAAGATCTTCAGGTTCCGGCTGATATAAATATCCCGGCAATCGAAAAAGCATTGAAACAGGGAGGAAAGAAAAAATATACCGTTAAAGAGCTTCCCGGCCTGAACCATCTTTTACAGGAGTGTAAAACAGGCTCTCCAAACGAATACCCGCAAATAGAACAAACCATTTCTCCTACTGCCCTAAGCCTTATTACAGGTTGGATAAAAAGTGTCTGTAATATGCATTGA